Proteins found in one Panicum hallii strain FIL2 chromosome 4, PHallii_v3.1, whole genome shotgun sequence genomic segment:
- the LOC112890209 gene encoding uncharacterized protein LOC112890209, producing MAPSREACAVAMAMAAPFLAMARNVGSTTPTATCNGEKRRRTSSDALQRTVSDVSYELHHHQHGAKDQKTAKEAEEPQQQQLHPVPEVEDAKCECCGMSEECTPEYIRGVRRRFAGRWVCGLCAEAVREEAEKRGGTLEEALRAHMGVCKRFNGFGRTYPVLHQAEAMREILRRRAKLGPRSRSSINPREVREVAAAKAAAACPSIARSSSCMPFITDEFNDRVSINKN from the coding sequence ATGGCTCCCAGCAGAGAGGCGTGCGCGGTCGCCATGGCCATGGCGGCGCCTTTCCTGGCGATGGCGAGAAACGTCGGCAGCACTACCCCCACGGCCACATGCAACGGCGAGAAGCGGCGCCGGACCTCGTCCGACGCCCTCCAGCGCACCGTGTCCGACGTCTCCTACgagctccaccaccaccagcacggCGCCAAGGATCAGAAGACAGCGAAGGAGGCCGaggagccgcagcagcagcagctgcacccCGTCCCCGAGGTGGAGGACGCCAAGTGCGAGTGCTGCGGCATGTCGGAGGAGTGCACGCCCGAGTACATCCGCGGCGTGCGCCGCCGGTTCGCCGGGCGCTGGGTCTGCGGCCTGTGCGCGGAGGCCGTGCGCGAGGAGGCTGAGAAGAGAGGCGGCACGCTGGAGGAGGCGCTCAGGGCGCACATGGGCGTGTGCAAGCGGTTCAACGGCTTCGGCCGGACGTACCCGGTGCTGCACCAGGCGGAGGCCATGCGCGAGATCCTCCGGCGGCGGGCCAAGCTCGGGCCCAGGTCCAGGTCCAGCATCAACCCCAGGGAGGTCAGGGAGGTCGCCGCGGCGAAGGCCGCCGCGGCCTGCCCCAGCATCGCCCGCAGCTCCAGCTGCATGCCCTTCATCACCGACGAGTTCAACGACCGGGTTTCCATCAACAAGAACTGA
- the LOC112890180 gene encoding mitogen-activated protein kinase kinase kinase 1 encodes MEPVATSNTTTTPFAAAAVDEEAATRRVANRIIRALQHQLRLLHRAGAEFFVLGATGNVYTVTLSTAPACTCPDPAVPCKHILFILLRVLGLSLDEACVWRQTLRPCQVARLVATPTHPDVLAGARARERFHQLWSARPAGSKAADGRQDAASSGRPLDGAACPVCLEEMAPAPAPAPQAILTCRTCRNAVHAECFARWKRSRARRAATCVVCRSRWRQPNREQEQEQYMNLAAYMNDVDGDVTMQSADGGLCAG; translated from the coding sequence ATGGAGCCGGTGGCGACGTcgaacaccaccaccaccccgttcgccgcggcggcggtggacgaGGAGGCGGCGACGCGGCGCGTGGCGAACCGCATCATCCGCGCGCTGCAGCACCAGCTCCGGCTGCTGCACCGCGCGGGGGCGGAGTTCTTCGTGCTCGGCGCCACGGGAAACGTGTACACGGTGACGCTGTCCACCGCCCCGGCGTGCACGTGCCCGGACCCCGCCGTGCCCTGCAAGCACATCCTCTTCATCCTGCTCCGCGTCCTCGGCCTCTCCCTCGACGAGGCCTGCGTCTGGAGGCAGACGCTGCGCCCGTGCCAGGTCGCGCGACTCGTCGCCACGCCCACGCACCCGGACGtgctcgccggcgcgcgcgccaGGGAGAGGTTCCACCAGCTCTGGtccgcccggccggccggcagcaAGGCCGCCGACGGCCGCCAGGACGCGGCGTCGTCGGGGAGGCCGCTCGACGGCGCGGCGTGCCCGGTGTGCCTCGAGGAGATGGCGccggccccggccccggcgCCGCAGGCGATCCTGACGTGCAGGACGTGCCGGAACGCGGTGCACGCAGAGTGCTTCGCGCGGTGGAAGCGCAGCCGCGCGCGCCGGGCGGCAACGTGCGTCGTCTGCCGCTCGCGGTGGAGGCAGCCCAACcgggagcaggagcaggagcagtACATGAACCTCGCCGCCTACATGAACGACGTCGACGGCGACGTGACGATGCAGAGCGCCGACGGCGGGCTGTGCGCCGGGTAG